One genomic region from Spirulina subsalsa PCC 9445 encodes:
- the csx19 gene encoding CRISPR-associated protein Csx19: MNQLYSYTYQSQNSPKKGLKLEQSIEKFKTYLEGATALLYSPTKCYVLQLKNGQLQDAFCQVIQSQDLSKCFEAKIFNPECELRWLNVQNGSGQVALLSENRVPTPNNFLEKSLEYQDSIKQQYLLWGEIVPWDRVVSKQKKFQKGWQRLTEARIDKIDIPFNGELKQKKRMYLRTQEYIAQYKYGNMVVIEERLLELSSMTIKT; encoded by the coding sequence ATGAATCAACTATACAGTTACACTTACCAAAGCCAAAACTCCCCGAAAAAGGGGTTAAAACTAGAGCAGTCAATTGAGAAGTTTAAGACCTATTTAGAAGGTGCAACTGCCCTTCTTTATTCACCCACAAAATGCTATGTACTCCAATTAAAAAATGGTCAACTGCAAGACGCTTTCTGCCAAGTTATTCAGTCCCAAGACCTGAGCAAGTGTTTTGAAGCGAAAATCTTTAACCCGGAATGTGAATTACGTTGGCTTAACGTTCAAAATGGTTCAGGTCAAGTGGCTTTGCTATCCGAAAACAGAGTCCCAACTCCCAACAATTTTCTAGAAAAGTCCCTAGAGTATCAGGACTCTATTAAACAGCAATATTTACTGTGGGGAGAAATCGTCCCTTGGGATCGAGTCGTCTCCAAACAAAAAAAATTCCAAAAAGGCTGGCAAAGACTCACAGAAGCCCGCATTGACAAAATTGATATTCCCTTTAATGGTGAGTTAAAACAAAAAAAACGAATGTATTTGAGAACTCAGGAATATATTGCACAATACAAGTATGGAAATATGGTCGTTATTGAAGAACGTTTACTTGAATTATCTTCTATGACAATCAAAACTTAG
- a CDS encoding TIGR03986 family CRISPR-associated RAMP protein has protein sequence MTIESGNLICITEGSKRTKRTVVKLECQNVKKTKTVKLDIKDEWLSIALTEKKNQSLQNLNDTQVEFERNDNNDPYRIWEQGQEWDRQEVKPVITPQKTQPVKQQKRVKGDFHNPYNFVPALPRKTDDLELGDCKPVGHGRYLPDHWSGRIAVKLTTVTPLLIPDAAEMREDDNGHKTYPVRLDVDGKPYLPPTSIKGMLRSAYEAITNSRLSVFGKEHDARLAYRMPATEGTTAKPARIEKRKDGLYLRILEESSCVGGAAKLPRYDKRGRDPDKGERRVALKYSRTQQLPQHGDRVQVRLNKGKITQIERCNNDNLPGGDWKLGWVCVTGANIGGKQNERVFIQHDRDPVVKVNSAITELWENLISDYQKVHEKDLQNRRNRNQSPSAYLGNKPGETAWSRHVYDSNQRNLTEGILCYVELDPSFDPKHLHASDIIALQPVTISRRLYDKKPADLLPESLHPAVDISELSPADRVFGWVNQKNRKPKEKTSNTNAYKGQLRVHSVQCQTPPEQAITIFNGLGLPLAILGEPKPAQTRFYTAEDKNGTPIKKGKAKEYGYESTERGLRGRKVYPHHNGLPDRYWDNPMDDRTNQDLGGNHYQEYRRPSGENERDSQNKSIKGWVNSHTEFTFDIDIINLSNVELGALLWLLTLPENAYHRLGGGKPLGFGSIRLEVDWQNSDLRDGEQWKEFYKSLNQISQPIINPDDFIEKYRNAVQSAYGSPFEQVPFIAAFSHCAKGFEDGLPIHYPRLNHPIDPGGKNYEWFTDNEGGERFSLPSLVTGDGLPINPRPDGKSENTNKALQR, from the coding sequence ATGACTATTGAATCTGGAAACCTGATTTGTATTACTGAAGGATCTAAGAGAACTAAACGTACAGTTGTTAAGCTTGAATGCCAAAACGTTAAAAAAACTAAAACGGTCAAACTTGACATCAAAGATGAATGGCTTTCTATCGCATTGACAGAAAAGAAAAATCAGTCACTGCAAAATCTTAATGACACTCAAGTTGAATTTGAGCGTAACGATAATAATGATCCTTATCGTATCTGGGAGCAAGGTCAAGAATGGGATCGTCAAGAAGTTAAGCCAGTAATCACACCGCAAAAAACTCAACCTGTCAAACAGCAAAAACGGGTAAAAGGCGATTTCCACAACCCTTATAATTTTGTCCCTGCTTTACCCCGCAAGACGGATGATCTAGAACTAGGGGATTGCAAACCCGTTGGTCATGGTCGGTATCTACCAGATCATTGGTCAGGTCGAATTGCTGTCAAGCTTACCACCGTCACTCCTCTACTCATTCCTGATGCCGCAGAAATGAGGGAAGATGATAATGGTCACAAAACATATCCGGTGCGATTGGACGTAGATGGTAAGCCTTATCTGCCGCCAACTTCAATTAAAGGGATGCTGCGATCGGCTTACGAAGCCATCACGAACTCACGGTTATCGGTGTTTGGAAAAGAGCATGATGCAAGATTAGCTTATCGAATGCCTGCCACCGAGGGAACTACGGCTAAACCTGCACGCATTGAAAAGCGTAAAGATGGACTGTATCTCCGAATATTAGAAGAATCGAGTTGTGTGGGAGGAGCAGCCAAACTGCCTCGTTATGATAAAAGGGGACGGGATCCAGACAAAGGAGAGCGTAGGGTTGCCTTGAAATATTCACGAACTCAACAATTGCCACAACATGGCGATCGCGTCCAAGTCAGACTCAACAAAGGTAAAATCACACAGATTGAACGTTGCAACAATGACAACCTACCCGGTGGTGATTGGAAACTAGGCTGGGTGTGCGTAACAGGTGCCAATATTGGCGGTAAACAGAATGAACGGGTGTTTATACAACATGACCGAGATCCTGTCGTCAAGGTTAATTCAGCGATTACCGAGCTTTGGGAAAATTTGATTTCTGACTATCAAAAAGTTCATGAAAAAGACTTACAAAACAGAAGAAATAGAAATCAGTCTCCCAGTGCTTATCTAGGAAATAAGCCCGGAGAAACAGCATGGTCACGCCATGTTTACGACTCTAACCAGCGCAACCTCACGGAGGGAATACTCTGCTACGTTGAACTCGATCCAAGCTTTGATCCGAAGCATTTACACGCAAGTGATATTATCGCTTTACAGCCTGTCACAATTTCTCGACGACTTTATGATAAAAAGCCAGCCGATTTGTTGCCAGAATCTCTACATCCTGCGGTAGATATTTCTGAATTATCTCCAGCAGATCGCGTTTTTGGTTGGGTTAATCAAAAAAATCGAAAACCCAAAGAAAAAACATCAAATACGAATGCTTACAAAGGGCAATTAAGAGTTCATAGTGTACAATGCCAAACCCCTCCAGAACAGGCAATTACCATCTTTAATGGTCTTGGGCTTCCTCTCGCTATTCTAGGAGAGCCAAAACCTGCTCAAACTCGCTTTTACACCGCAGAAGATAAAAACGGTACACCCATTAAGAAAGGAAAAGCCAAAGAATATGGCTATGAAAGTACGGAGCGAGGATTACGAGGTCGTAAAGTTTATCCCCATCACAATGGATTACCCGATCGCTATTGGGATAATCCCATGGACGATCGAACTAATCAAGACCTAGGAGGAAATCACTATCAAGAATATCGCCGTCCGAGTGGAGAAAACGAGCGCGATTCTCAAAACAAATCAATCAAAGGCTGGGTAAATTCACACACAGAATTTACGTTTGACATTGATATTATAAATTTATCGAATGTTGAACTGGGTGCATTACTCTGGTTATTGACTTTACCAGAAAATGCCTATCATCGTTTGGGTGGAGGCAAACCGTTAGGCTTTGGCAGTATTCGTCTTGAGGTTGATTGGCAAAACAGTGATTTACGCGATGGAGAACAGTGGAAAGAGTTTTATAAATCCCTGAATCAAATTTCTCAACCGATAATCAATCCAGATGATTTCATAGAAAAATATCGTAATGCTGTTCAATCTGCTTACGGTTCTCCTTTTGAGCAAGTTCCATTTATTGCTGCCTTCTCTCATTGCGCGAAAGGCTTTGAGGATGGTTTACCCATTCATTATCCACGACTCAATCATCCAATTGATCCAGGGGGTAAAAATTACGAATGGTTTACTGATAACGAAGGAGGTGAACGTTTTAGCTTACCTAGTTTAGTGACAGGAGATGGGTTGCCAATAAACCCGCGACCTGATGGCAAATCTGAAAATACAAACAAGGCTTTGCAAAGATAA
- the csx2 gene encoding TIGR02221 family CRISPR-associated protein: MAKILISPLGVGGRFKDKTAADREYQEADYQIDGKSYKNRFMASALYDHLELDEIIFIGTVRSMWEEVYRFFCEKNKQNLNQEYWLELAEKIDSMNHETNLDDLNLSPVKDVLGERSDCILIKYGLNNEELWENLDLISQVVKLLKSGDEVYIDITHSFRSLSLFLFLVLTFIKDLPENENIRIAGVYYGMLDISREMGYTPVIDLKSLFDMTDWIKGSYILNHYGDGNLIAQLLQEQGESTVSDQIRQLSSAININYLPAIRDRARPLNRSLTNISIPGPFKYIKETLTRFVRKFSNTSDTESEFQLKLAGWYFENDRYAAGYITLTESIITYLCEIHNQDVNTKDDREQMKKNLFSQYRSSELKREYDTVNSIRKQIAHASLEENRESYSNAINQAKNHHNKISNIFRTGIIR, from the coding sequence ATGGCTAAAATTTTGATTTCCCCTTTAGGTGTAGGTGGAAGATTTAAGGACAAAACTGCTGCTGATCGTGAATATCAGGAGGCAGATTATCAAATTGATGGAAAAAGCTACAAAAATCGATTTATGGCTTCTGCATTGTACGATCATCTTGAACTAGATGAAATTATTTTTATTGGTACTGTCCGATCTATGTGGGAAGAAGTTTACCGCTTTTTTTGTGAAAAAAATAAACAAAATCTGAATCAAGAATATTGGCTTGAATTGGCTGAAAAGATTGATTCTATGAACCATGAAACTAATCTTGATGATTTAAACCTATCTCCTGTTAAGGATGTTTTAGGAGAACGATCTGATTGCATTCTGATTAAATATGGATTAAACAATGAAGAACTTTGGGAAAATCTTGATTTAATCTCCCAAGTTGTTAAACTTCTGAAAAGTGGAGATGAAGTTTACATTGATATCACCCACTCATTTCGTTCTCTATCCCTATTTCTGTTTTTGGTCTTAACCTTTATCAAAGATTTACCTGAAAATGAGAACATTAGAATTGCTGGCGTTTACTACGGGATGCTAGATATCTCTAGAGAAATGGGGTATACACCTGTAATTGATCTCAAATCTCTATTTGATATGACTGATTGGATTAAGGGTAGTTACATTTTGAACCATTATGGTGATGGCAATTTGATTGCTCAACTCCTTCAAGAACAGGGAGAATCTACCGTTTCTGATCAGATACGTCAGCTATCCTCAGCCATTAATATCAATTACCTACCTGCTATACGTGATCGAGCTAGACCCCTCAATCGTTCACTTACAAATATTTCTATTCCAGGGCCATTTAAGTATATCAAAGAAACTCTGACTCGATTTGTTAGAAAATTTTCTAATACATCAGACACAGAATCTGAGTTTCAGCTTAAGTTGGCTGGATGGTATTTTGAAAATGATCGATATGCGGCTGGTTATATTACTCTAACTGAGTCGATAATCACATATTTATGTGAGATACACAATCAGGATGTCAACACTAAAGATGATAGAGAGCAAATGAAAAAAAATTTGTTTTCCCAATACCGAAGTAGTGAGCTTAAGAGAGAATATGATACAGTTAACTCTATTCGCAAGCAAATTGCTCATGCTTCCCTCGAAGAGAACCGTGAAAGTTACTCGAATGCCATTAATCAAGCCAAAAATCATCACAACAAAATTTCTAACATTTTTAGAACTGGGATAATCAGATGA
- a CDS encoding nucleotidyltransferase domain-containing protein: MKISTQQMQEYLISARKHEKQRLAALEKRRTHGLEIAQKAAYMLKTEFMASRVVLFGSLLNQTFHENSDIDLAV, translated from the coding sequence ATGAAAATATCAACCCAACAAATGCAGGAATATTTAATTTCTGCCAGAAAACATGAAAAACAACGTTTAGCCGCATTAGAAAAACGGCGGACTCATGGCTTAGAAATTGCTCAAAAAGCAGCCTATATGCTTAAAACCGAGTTTATGGCTTCTCGTGTTGTGCTATTTGGTTCATTACTCAATCAAACATTTCACGAAAACTCAGATATTGATTTAGCCGTTTGA
- a CDS encoding putative CRISPR-associated protein — protein MQTIIMTVGTSLRTNPDRDLPNEQKRPWVTNKNRFEDQRIFNSIDEPLSWMKTAELELISAETNTLWRLDPDENDRILLLHSATPSGQECAEVLQNYFKTCLEQNYVDIEPIPDINYELDESGSALEQMASLLRERIQQGDGIVTLAATGGFKAQTMVMGLVGNALGVPVCYIHEAYKALVYLPYINTSGQPEQRVQRNYGGNLPDSGRPRNQVIQVQGEKQGHHRPKSWKKVEKILQDLPWVDLVRFDPQAFYAPKNGVKGSPRDLDDGRKVLWLHLHDSDQSHIAVSIETTGHTPEHLKAAATELRERLGRIF, from the coding sequence ATGCAAACTATCATTATGACTGTAGGGACATCCCTACGCACTAACCCTGACCGCGATTTACCCAATGAACAAAAACGCCCTTGGGTAACAAACAAAAATCGATTTGAAGATCAGCGTATTTTTAACAGTATTGATGAACCTTTGAGTTGGATGAAAACGGCGGAGTTAGAACTGATCAGCGCAGAAACTAATACCCTGTGGCGACTTGATCCAGATGAAAATGATCGCATTCTCCTCCTCCACTCTGCTACTCCCTCCGGTCAAGAATGTGCGGAAGTGCTACAAAATTACTTTAAAACCTGCCTCGAACAGAATTATGTTGATATTGAACCTATTCCTGATATTAACTATGAACTAGATGAATCGGGTTCGGCATTGGAACAAATGGCGAGTCTTCTACGGGAACGTATTCAACAAGGGGATGGAATTGTCACCTTGGCCGCAACGGGGGGATTTAAAGCACAAACAATGGTGATGGGATTGGTGGGAAATGCTTTGGGTGTGCCTGTTTGCTATATTCACGAAGCTTATAAGGCGTTGGTTTATTTACCCTATATTAACACCAGTGGACAACCGGAACAACGGGTTCAGCGTAACTATGGGGGCAATTTACCAGACTCTGGACGACCTCGTAATCAAGTGATTCAAGTGCAAGGGGAAAAACAAGGCCATCATCGCCCTAAAAGTTGGAAAAAAGTTGAGAAAATTCTGCAAGATTTACCTTGGGTTGATTTAGTTCGTTTTGACCCTCAAGCCTTTTATGCTCCTAAAAATGGGGTTAAAGGTTCACCACGGGATCTAGATGATGGGCGTAAAGTGCTTTGGCTACATTTACATGATAGTGATCAATCTCATATCGCTGTTTCTATTGAAACAACGGGTCACACCCCAGAACATTTGAAAGCGGCAGCGACTGAATTACGGGAACGTCTAGGTCGTATTTTCTAG
- a CDS encoding 4-hydroxy-3-methylbut-2-enyl diphosphate reductase gives MDTKAFKRSLNQSDKYHRKGFGHQEEVTGLLNTEYQSNLIQEIRQQNYTLQRGNVTIRLAESFGFCWGVERAVAMAYETRQHFPSERIWITNEIIHNPEVNERLRQMNVGFIPVEQGIKDFSLVQEGDVVILPAFGASVSEMQLLNDKGCTIVDTTCPWVAKVWNSVEKHKKRDYTSIIHGKYKHEETVATSSFAGKYLVVLNLEQAEYVSHYILNGGDKQEFLTKFAHAYSEGFDPDTDLDQIGIANQTTMLKSETESIGKLFEKTMLKKYGPTTLNDHFMSFNTICDATQERQDAMFGLVDEPLNLMVVIGGYNSSNTTHLQEIAIEKNIPSYHIDCADRIKEGNAIEHKPLGQDLVLTENWLPEGEIVVGVTSGASTPDKAVEAVIEKIFAIKSATPALV, from the coding sequence ATGGACACTAAAGCCTTTAAAAGATCCCTCAACCAATCCGACAAATATCATCGTAAAGGATTCGGCCATCAAGAAGAAGTCACCGGACTGCTAAACACCGAATACCAAAGTAATTTAATCCAAGAAATTCGCCAACAAAACTACACCCTCCAACGGGGCAACGTCACCATCCGACTCGCCGAATCCTTTGGCTTTTGTTGGGGCGTAGAACGCGCCGTTGCGATGGCCTATGAAACCCGCCAACACTTCCCCAGCGAACGCATTTGGATCACCAACGAAATCATTCATAATCCCGAAGTCAACGAACGTTTACGCCAGATGAACGTCGGATTTATTCCCGTCGAACAAGGGATTAAAGACTTCTCCCTTGTCCAAGAGGGAGATGTCGTAATTTTACCCGCCTTTGGAGCCAGCGTCTCAGAAATGCAGCTTTTAAACGATAAAGGCTGTACCATTGTCGATACGACCTGTCCTTGGGTCGCTAAAGTTTGGAACTCCGTAGAAAAGCACAAAAAACGGGATTATACCTCCATTATTCACGGCAAATATAAACACGAAGAAACCGTAGCTACCAGTTCCTTCGCCGGAAAATATTTAGTCGTCTTGAACCTAGAACAAGCCGAATATGTGAGCCACTACATCCTGAACGGGGGCGATAAACAAGAATTTTTAACCAAATTTGCCCATGCTTATTCCGAAGGCTTTGATCCCGATACAGACTTAGACCAGATTGGCATTGCCAATCAAACCACCATGCTCAAAAGTGAAACCGAATCCATCGGCAAACTCTTTGAAAAAACCATGCTCAAAAAATACGGCCCCACCACCTTAAACGACCATTTTATGAGCTTTAACACCATTTGCGATGCTACCCAAGAACGTCAAGATGCCATGTTTGGCTTAGTGGATGAACCCTTAAATTTAATGGTTGTCATTGGGGGGTACAACTCCTCCAACACAACCCACTTACAAGAAATTGCCATCGAGAAAAATATTCCCTCCTATCACATTGACTGTGCCGATCGGATTAAAGAAGGGAATGCCATTGAACATAAACCCCTCGGACAAGATTTAGTCCTGACCGAAAATTGGCTCCCCGAAGGGGAAATAGTCGTCGGGGTAACATCCGGCGCTTCCACTCCCGACAAGGCCGTTGAAGCCGTGATTGAGAAGATTTTCGCCATTAAATCCGCCACCCCCGCCCTCGTTTAA
- a CDS encoding SGNH/GDSL hydrolase family protein codes for MSARFKRYSQVSFFSLAANGLLLLVLALLWQRDAAVSEVALANFSGASMQLLARTPIPSEVGQQHKLNYQQWVDLLGQEAAVIADKRPENLAILLGDSITLWFSKDYLPPNYTWLNQGISGENTVGLLRRLNLLDTTQPEVIYVMIGINDILRGTGDETILANHRLIVSQLKRSHPRSRIVLQSILPHSAERATWEGRDRLLNIPNQRIRNLNRQLEAIAKNERIYFLDLYPLFADTQGNLKMELSTDGLHLNGEGYKIWSTALQIFNQVIYQRTAGR; via the coding sequence GTGTCGGCCCGATTTAAGCGCTATTCTCAGGTATCGTTTTTTTCTCTGGCAGCCAATGGTCTGCTGTTATTAGTGTTAGCTTTGCTCTGGCAACGGGATGCGGCTGTCTCAGAGGTGGCCTTAGCCAACTTTTCCGGAGCGTCGATGCAGTTATTGGCCAGAACCCCCATTCCCTCAGAAGTGGGTCAACAGCATAAGTTAAATTATCAACAGTGGGTAGACTTGTTAGGGCAAGAAGCCGCCGTTATTGCAGACAAACGCCCGGAAAATTTAGCCATTTTGTTGGGGGATTCTATCACCCTCTGGTTTTCTAAAGACTATCTACCTCCGAATTACACCTGGTTAAATCAGGGGATTTCCGGCGAGAACACAGTGGGGTTATTGCGACGGCTGAACTTGTTGGATACCACCCAACCGGAAGTAATTTATGTGATGATCGGCATTAATGACATTTTGCGCGGTACTGGGGACGAGACGATTTTAGCCAATCACCGCTTAATTGTCAGTCAGTTAAAGCGATCGCACCCCAGAAGCCGGATCGTCCTCCAGTCCATATTACCCCACAGTGCAGAACGGGCCACTTGGGAAGGGCGCGATCGCCTGCTGAACATCCCTAACCAGCGCATTCGTAACCTCAACCGTCAACTAGAAGCGATCGCCAAAAACGAGCGGATCTACTTCCTCGATCTTTACCCCCTCTTCGCCGACACCCAAGGCAACTTAAAAATGGAACTCAGCACCGACGGTTTACACTTAAATGGGGAAGGTTACAAAATCTGGTCTACCGCCCTACAAATTTTTAATCAAGTCATTTATCAACGAACCGCCGGCCGTTAG
- a CDS encoding ammonium transporter codes for MMSKSTKTPRKQTRQRSESSPLVRENYYLQSVQWLLNRFSPYWLACIPLVAILVVLWDGVAVAQHLYDLDEMDLTDPAYLKGTLDVIFILASAILVIFMNAGFGMLETGFCRQKNAVNILTKNLIVFAIASIAYWAIGFAFMYGSVENGFIGLQGFFLASDDPGTYGLDPFPEGLPISVSFLFQVAFAGTAATIVSGAVAERVKFLDFLIFSILLVGISYPITGHWVWSDGWLSSMEFHDFAGSTVVHSVGGWAALMGASILGSRRGKYTEDGNINAIPGHNMSIATLGCLILWIGWFGFNPGSELAATPNVAYIAVTTNLAAAAGGITATITSWTKDGKPDLSMVINGILAGLVGITAGCDDVSYLSAVIIGGIAGVLVVFSVSLFDKIKIDDPVGATSVHLVCGIWGTIAVGLFGSANIWVQLLGIVSIGGFTVLFATIVWFALKFTLGIRVSEEEEFQGLDIGEHGMEAYSGFVTQTDTFAGGSPLGISGSSDLP; via the coding sequence TTAGCTTGTATTCCCTTAGTGGCCATTTTAGTGGTGCTGTGGGATGGCGTAGCCGTCGCTCAACACCTCTATGACTTGGACGAAATGGATCTCACGGATCCAGCCTATCTCAAAGGCACCTTGGATGTGATCTTCATCCTAGCCTCGGCTATTTTGGTGATTTTCATGAATGCGGGTTTCGGGATGTTGGAAACCGGATTCTGTCGTCAGAAAAACGCCGTGAATATTTTGACCAAAAACCTGATCGTTTTTGCGATCGCCTCCATTGCTTACTGGGCTATCGGCTTTGCCTTCATGTACGGCTCTGTAGAAAACGGTTTCATTGGTCTACAAGGCTTTTTCCTCGCCAGTGATGACCCCGGCACCTATGGATTAGATCCCTTCCCCGAAGGTCTACCCATTTCCGTTTCCTTCCTCTTTCAGGTTGCCTTTGCGGGAACTGCCGCCACCATCGTTTCCGGTGCAGTGGCCGAACGGGTGAAATTCCTCGACTTCCTGATTTTTAGCATCCTGCTTGTCGGGATTTCCTACCCCATCACCGGACACTGGGTTTGGTCTGATGGTTGGTTATCAAGCATGGAATTTCATGACTTTGCTGGGTCCACCGTCGTTCACTCTGTGGGGGGATGGGCGGCCCTAATGGGAGCTTCTATCCTCGGCTCTCGTCGCGGCAAATACACCGAAGATGGCAACATCAACGCCATCCCCGGTCATAACATGAGTATTGCCACCCTGGGCTGTTTAATCCTCTGGATTGGCTGGTTTGGCTTTAACCCCGGTTCTGAATTAGCCGCCACCCCCAACGTGGCCTATATTGCCGTAACCACCAACCTAGCGGCCGCCGCCGGAGGCATTACTGCCACGATCACCTCTTGGACTAAAGACGGTAAACCCGACCTTTCTATGGTCATCAACGGCATCTTAGCGGGTCTGGTAGGTATTACCGCCGGATGTGATGATGTCTCCTACTTAAGCGCCGTGATTATCGGCGGCATTGCCGGGGTGCTGGTGGTCTTCTCCGTGAGTCTCTTCGACAAAATCAAGATTGATGACCCCGTAGGGGCGACCTCCGTTCACTTAGTTTGCGGAATTTGGGGAACCATTGCCGTGGGTCTGTTTGGCAGTGCGAATATTTGGGTTCAATTATTAGGGATTGTGAGCATTGGCGGGTTTACCGTCCTCTTTGCCACCATTGTCTGGTTTGCCCTGAAATTCACCTTGGGGATTCGCGTATCCGAAGAGGAAGAGTTCCAAGGATTGGATATCGGGGAACATGGCATGGAGGCCTACAGTGGCTTTGTAACTCAAACTGATACCTTTGCCGGGGGGAGTCCCTTGGGGATTAGTGGCAGTAGTGATCTGCCGTAG